In one Bdellovibrionota bacterium genomic region, the following are encoded:
- a CDS encoding DUF4242 domain-containing protein — protein sequence MPKYVIERDLPGAGKLPKDQLQAISQKSCSVLSELGPKIQWLHSYVTDNKIYCVYISPNEKLIREHAQKGDFPITRISEVRTVIDPTTSEK from the coding sequence ATGCCAAAGTATGTCATCGAGCGTGACCTGCCTGGAGCCGGAAAGTTGCCGAAAGATCAACTTCAGGCGATCTCCCAAAAATCGTGCAGTGTTCTGAGTGAGCTGGGTCCAAAGATCCAGTGGCTGCACAGTTATGTGACGGATAACAAGATTTACTGCGTCTACATCTCGCCAAATGAGAAGTTGATTCGCGAGCACGCCCAGAAAGGCGATTTCCCCATCACACGCATTTCCGAGGTGCGAACGGTTATCGACCCCACGACCTCCGAAAAATAA